A stretch of Roseibium porphyridii DNA encodes these proteins:
- a CDS encoding magnesium transporter CorA family protein, with amino-acid sequence MIIAYCPSVNGLERIELAPGTPLPTTSIWIDLVAPSQDEQKAAEKLMGAEIPTREEIASIETSERLYLEPGAVVMTAQLPIATRTIDPTLSSVTFVANAKRLVTVRYGEPKSIALLSRKIQSDRTIAHRGPAVLFAMLDIIVDRCADEMEAASARYDELAVQVFGDGLNTRKTASYQDAIRQLGQIGLHVTKMHDVCTSLARMLIYMNTHAKRFDLSEDQIAEVKMFGRDIHSIKEHGDALDNKLAFLLDATVGLVTLEQNQISKIFTVLGVIFLPPTLIASIYGMNFDKMPELRWELGFPFSIGLMLLSIVATFLVFRWKKLL; translated from the coding sequence GGAGCGCATAGAACTTGCTCCGGGCACGCCGCTGCCAACAACATCCATCTGGATCGATCTGGTCGCCCCATCACAAGATGAGCAAAAGGCCGCCGAGAAGTTGATGGGAGCGGAAATACCGACGCGCGAAGAGATCGCTTCGATCGAAACGTCTGAGCGCCTTTATCTGGAGCCGGGAGCGGTTGTCATGACTGCCCAGCTTCCGATCGCCACCCGCACAATCGATCCTACCTTATCGTCCGTCACCTTTGTGGCCAACGCGAAACGCCTGGTTACCGTCCGATATGGCGAACCAAAGTCTATTGCCCTGCTCTCTCGCAAAATCCAGAGCGATAGAACGATCGCCCATCGCGGACCTGCGGTGTTGTTTGCGATGCTCGACATCATCGTCGACCGCTGCGCAGACGAAATGGAAGCGGCATCAGCACGATATGACGAACTCGCTGTACAGGTGTTCGGTGATGGACTGAACACCCGGAAAACCGCCAGCTATCAGGATGCCATACGGCAGCTAGGCCAGATCGGCCTTCACGTCACCAAGATGCACGATGTTTGTACAAGCCTTGCCCGGATGCTCATATACATGAACACCCATGCAAAGCGATTTGATTTGAGCGAAGACCAAATCGCCGAAGTCAAGATGTTCGGCCGGGACATTCATTCCATCAAGGAGCACGGCGATGCGTTGGACAACAAGCTGGCGTTTTTGCTCGACGCAACCGTCGGCCTGGTCACGCTGGAACAGAACCAGATTTCCAAGATCTTCACGGTCCTCGGAGTTATCTTCCTGCCCCCGACCCTGATCGCATCGATTTACGGCATGAATTTCGACAAGATGCCAGAATTGCGGTGGGAACTTGGCTTCCCGTTTTCAATCGGGCTCATGCTGCTCTCGATCGTGGCAACCTTTCTTGTCTTCCGATGGAAGAAGCTGCTTTAG
- a CDS encoding RT0821/Lpp0805 family surface protein: protein MRSYTARRIKIQPFAAVLFVVGAAVAGCSQVSVPVGSNNVDTPTILTGSIASTTDEAYSDINQDDRSIIAENLDVIGPDLTASGDTNGLTLPWLNSVSGNSGTLSSIVTSDLNETGCLSFKTTANTITGIKLYSGTACRDVTQKFAVTTLSVAGA from the coding sequence ATGCGTTCATATACTGCCAGGCGTATCAAGATCCAGCCCTTTGCCGCCGTCCTGTTCGTGGTCGGGGCAGCTGTTGCTGGTTGCAGCCAGGTGTCGGTCCCTGTCGGCAGCAACAATGTTGACACCCCTACGATATTGACCGGCTCGATCGCCTCCACAACAGATGAGGCCTATTCTGACATCAATCAGGACGATCGCTCAATTATTGCGGAAAACCTGGACGTAATCGGACCTGACCTGACTGCAAGCGGAGATACAAACGGTCTGACACTGCCTTGGCTCAATTCAGTGAGCGGAAATTCCGGAACGCTGTCCAGCATCGTGACGTCCGACCTGAATGAGACCGGTTGCCTGTCGTTCAAAACGACTGCAAACACCATTACGGGTATAAAACTCTATTCCGGAACCGCCTGCCGCGACGTGACGCAGAAATTCGCTGTAACAACACTTTCCGTCGCAGGTGCTTGA
- the pdxH gene encoding pyridoxamine 5'-phosphate oxidase, with the protein MTDLKDPHEELTKGDFTEVTQPFDLFSEWLEDAKASEPNDPNAFALATVDQTGMPNVRMLLLKGFDERGFVFYTNFESTKGKELLQAGKAAMCFHWKSLRRQVRIRGPVSEVPADEADAYYQSRPRGSRIGAWASKQSRPLESRFALEKEVAKFTAKFGIGDIPRPDHWSGMRLEPVSIEFWHDRPFRLHDRVLLTREAPGQKWKRERLYP; encoded by the coding sequence ATGACAGACCTCAAAGATCCTCATGAAGAGTTAACAAAAGGTGACTTCACCGAAGTCACACAGCCATTTGATCTTTTTTCTGAATGGCTTGAGGATGCCAAGGCGTCGGAACCAAACGATCCGAATGCCTTTGCGCTGGCAACGGTCGACCAAACCGGCATGCCAAATGTGCGGATGCTGTTGCTCAAGGGCTTCGATGAACGCGGTTTCGTGTTTTACACAAATTTTGAAAGCACAAAGGGCAAGGAACTCCTGCAGGCGGGCAAAGCGGCCATGTGTTTTCACTGGAAGTCGCTGCGCAGGCAAGTGCGCATTCGTGGTCCTGTTTCTGAGGTGCCGGCTGATGAAGCCGACGCATATTACCAGTCACGGCCGCGCGGCAGCAGGATTGGCGCTTGGGCCTCCAAACAGTCGCGGCCGCTGGAAAGCCGGTTCGCACTCGAAAAGGAAGTTGCTAAATTCACCGCCAAATTCGGCATTGGCGACATCCCACGCCCGGACCACTGGTCCGGCATGCGCTTGGAGCCTGTCTCCATTGAATTCTGGCACGACCGGCCATTCCGGCTGCACGACCGGGTGCTGTTGACACGAGAGGCTCCCGGTCAGAAATGGAAACGGGAACGGCTATATCCTTGA